The following nucleotide sequence is from BD1-7 clade bacterium.
TTTACTGAGTTCGCGCTTGTTCAGTAGCAGCTTACGATAGCGATTCGGCTCGGTCACAAAGTGTGTTGAGGCTGTGGGCAGCGGGGTAATGATGGCGTTGAGTAGCCAGGCTTCGCCATTTTTCAGGAACACGTGGCTATCCACCAGTTGCACTTTGCCTTCACGCAGGGATTTAATTTCCCAGCCTTTAAGCACCATGCCTGCTTCAAACGTGGTTTCGATGAAAAAATCATGACGTGCTTTTTTATTCTGCACGATCACGTTACTGGGTTGTTTCGGTTTCTTCTTAGCCATTGCGCGATTATAAAGGCATTTGGTGGGGTTGGGTATTGTTGTTGATTCCGAAGCCGCTTTTCACCACAATAAGCGTCCATTTTTTCGGGCTTGGTGTATGGCACATATCAATCGCAGCGCATTATTACCTTATAGTGATCGGCAGATGTTTGATCTGGTGAATGATGTGTCGGCTTATCCTTTATATATGGATGGTT
It contains:
- the smpB gene encoding SsrA-binding protein; this translates as MAKKKPKQPSNVIVQNKKARHDFFIETTFEAGMVLKGWEIKSLREGKVQLVDSHVFLKNGEAWLLNAIITPLPTASTHFVTEPNRYRKLLLNKRELSKIIASVNQKGHTCVCTKIYWKDHLVKCEIALAKGKASHDKRQTEKERDWNREKSRILHKNQ